Genomic window ([Eubacterium] hominis):
TCTATATTGAAGATTTGCAATATACATCAATTCACATGTGGATTGCTATGAATAAGCTTACATCAGAATATTTTACTTTAAAGGACATTCTAAAAAAACAATTTAAAATAGATAACAACTAAGGCAGATAACCACGGCATGGTGTACCTGCCTTTTACTATGTTATCCTACAATCTTCCAGTTATTATCTTTATGTAGCACTAGCTCAAACTGCGATACCTGCGTTGCCTTTGTCTGATTATCAAGGAATTTTACTGCTACCTTGACTTTTACATTGTCCCCGTCCTTTGTAAAGATAGGGGTTACCAATTCAGAATAAAGGTAGTCCCTGCCGATAGGTTCAAGCACATTTCCCGATACATAATAGGCAAGCTCTTTTTCTGTGGCTGTCGGGTACAGCTTAAAGAATGTTTCCAGAAATGCGGTAGCGTCGTTGACGGTATCAGCGTCTACACTTGCGTCTGCTTCTGGTGTCTTTGGCTCATAGTCTGATTTTTTGATTGCTGGTGCAAGGGTAGGGTTCTGAATGATTACCATATCCCCGTCAGCGTCTACATGGACTTTTACGGTATAGGTTGCCTTGACCGCTGTTGTCTGTTCTCCCTCTTTTATCTGCTGATCTACTTCGTAGGTAGCAGAAAAAGTGTCCGTTCCCGACTGTTCGATATTCCATACAATCACATCTGTTACCGTGGAACTAGTCGGTATGTCGGTTCTAATGGTATCCACATTCAAGTCCTGTAATTCCTCTGTCAGATAACCGCTGATTGCCTGCGTCCTTGCTTCAATCGCTTCTTTGCTGTTATTCCATGTGTAGTAGGACTTTGCAAAGTTCTTCACGAAATTTTCAATCCCGCTGGTGTCCTGCAAACGAAGTTCAATGATTTCTTTTTCATGGGTCGTGTGCTGGTCGATAGCGGTAAAGTTCTTATATACTCCAAAGCTCACGCTTGCGATAAGCACCACCCACAACGCAATCACGGTTTTCTGATGTGTGCCTACCTTGACAGTACGCACCTTTTTTTCTTTGATAGTTTCTGTCTGTTTCTTATTCTTCTTAAACATATTTTTCAAGTCCTTTCTATTGTTTTACTCGTCCTACACCGATTAAGTGCTGTTGCCAGTAACTACTACTTAGGTCTGTATATCCTATCGGGTCGCCTGCATGGTACATCTGGTTATTCCCTACATAAATTGCAACGTGCGTTACATAAGTACCAGCGTTATAGGTGGAATGGAAAAACACCAAATCGCCTGCTTTTGCCTGCGAGAGTGGAAGATGTTGGGTTGCGTCATACTGTGCTTGTGCCGTTCTCGGTAAGGAGATACCAGCTTTTCCATAGCACCATTGCGTAAGTCCCGAACAGTCAAAGGAAGTGTTTGGATTGCTACCGCCATATACATACTTCCAGCCTTGATATTTCAACGCTTCATTCATTACCTTTTGTGCCAGTTCTCCCGATACCTGCGGAACAGTCAAATACTGATTGACTAATTCGACATAGAACATATTTCCATAGCCATACCGCCAGCCCCCGTTCTTCGCAACGGCTATCGGGTTGGTGTAGGTTATTTTCTTTCCACCCGATTTCTCACGAGCGAAGCTCTCTGCAAGATTAAAAGTGTGTTTCTTTCCTTTTCCTGCCACATATCCCACATAGCCACCGCCATAGTTATAGGACTGTATCGCTACATTCAAATCGTCGATACCTTGATTTTTGCAGGAAGAAAGCAGGGACGCAAAATACTTACACCCCTGCTTGATTGAACTTTCTGTATCTAAAGAGTTAGGTGGTAAACCAAGACTTTCCGAACTCTGCATAACATCTTCTGCCGTACCGCCACTTTCTACTTGAATGATAGCAAGCAGTACATTGACATACTCGGAGATACCGTTTTCTCTGGCGTATTTTTCCACCATAGGCTGATGTTTCAAAACTTCTGCGGATAGGTTCATACCCGTAATGCCAGAAGAAAAGTTGCTGTTCTCGTCGTCGCTGTCCGCACTAATCAAGACACCAAAGAAAAGAACTACGGAAAAGAGGATAGGAAACAGACTGCCAATGATAGCGATATGTTTCAGTTTCATTTTTTCTTCTGTCCTTTCTTCGTTACAAGGTTACGGTTCTTCTCTGTGGTCTGCGTTTGCTGAACCTTTGTCCTGCGGTCTTTGGTGTAATTCTGGCGTGTTTCCTGCGATACTACTTTTTCTACATTCTGCCTATGTACTGGCTGTGCCGACTGGGTCGCTTTTCTATCAGAAGCACCAGAAGATAGCGGACGCTCTTTGATAACAGTTGTCTTGACTGGCTCACTTGCTTTTGAAGTGGTCGCTGTGGCAGGTCGTTTGACTTCCTTCGTTTTTTCCGCACTCGGTTTTGGAATGATTGAAGTTGTGGCTGGTCGCTCATGGGGACGGGTAGCTCCCGTTGTCGCTGATCCGTCCGTCTTTCGTGCCTGCCTTGCTTCTTGTGCCTTTTGAAGCTCCATACGTTTGTCAGCGATATTTTTCTTACGCTGTTCCTGCTTTTCCAATCGTCCCGTCTGTCTGGACTGCTGTTCCTGCACCATGCCACGCTTGAAGTCGGACACGCTGGACTTTGCCTTTTCCTTTGCGGAATACACCGCATAAGCAGTCTGTGTCGGCATATCCTTGATATTCTCTTTGACAGCGTTTGCCTTATCTTTCACTTTATTTTTCGTATCTAAGACAGCACCCACCTTTGAGCCTGCCTTACTTCCCATAGAAGTATTGTTACGCTGTGGCTGTGTGTTGGTACGGTTTCGCTTATTTTCTGTATTAGAAGATAAAAGAGAACCTGCCATAGCCCCCGTTCCAGCTCCAACCATACTTCCATGACTAACAGCCCTTGCCATGCGTCGCTCCATACGCCTAGCCCGATGTCGCATAAACAGATACGGTCTGCGGAATATGCGTCGTCCCATGCTTTGACTGTCGCCAGCATTAAGTGAGAACATACTCATTAAGTCGCCCAGCTTCATGTAGATACCAGCGAAACATACTATCTGCAAGAACGCCACCATGAAGAACGGATAGTCCGTGGATATGTTATAAAACATACTGGAAATGCTGAACGCCACCGTTACAATGAGCGTTATGCCTGCCCGTGTCATTATGGTATTAAATACCCTCACGATTGCCTGCTTTGCCATGCTTTCATAGCTCGGTATCATAGAAAGTAGAAAGCTGATAGGCAGAAACATTGCAAAGATAATAAAAAGTATCTGGCTGAACAACATCATGCCCGTAAGCAAGAATACAAATATTGTGATACCTAAGTTAAAAAACAGTAGGAAGAACACCATACCCAAAC
Coding sequences:
- a CDS encoding conjugal transfer protein, producing the protein MFKKNKKQTETIKEKKVRTVKVGTHQKTVIALWVVLIASVSFGVYKNFTAIDQHTTHEKEIIELRLQDTSGIENFVKNFAKSYYTWNNSKEAIEARTQAISGYLTEELQDLNVDTIRTDIPTSSTVTDVIVWNIEQSGTDTFSATYEVDQQIKEGEQTTAVKATYTVKVHVDADGDMVIIQNPTLAPAIKKSDYEPKTPEADASVDADTVNDATAFLETFFKLYPTATEKELAYYVSGNVLEPIGRDYLYSELVTPIFTKDGDNVKVKVAVKFLDNQTKATQVSQFELVLHKDNNWKIVG
- a CDS encoding lysozyme family protein, translated to MKLKHIAIIGSLFPILFSVVLFFGVLISADSDDENSNFSSGITGMNLSAEVLKHQPMVEKYARENGISEYVNVLLAIIQVESGGTAEDVMQSSESLGLPPNSLDTESSIKQGCKYFASLLSSCKNQGIDDLNVAIQSYNYGGGYVGYVAGKGKKHTFNLAESFAREKSGGKKITYTNPIAVAKNGGWRYGYGNMFYVELVNQYLTVPQVSGELAQKVMNEALKYQGWKYVYGGSNPNTSFDCSGLTQWCYGKAGISLPRTAQAQYDATQHLPLSQAKAGDLVFFHSTYNAGTYVTHVAIYVGNNQMYHAGDPIGYTDLSSSYWQQHLIGVGRVKQ
- a CDS encoding MFS transporter — protein: MKERIKGAFTKKKIFHFLKMALFVVALSLILLSLLGTVAHATGLVDDTINAENLYSKYPLSNYQLDFYVDNSWSWLPWNWLDGIGKSVQYGLYCITNFVWTISLYLSNATGYVVQEAYKLDFINDMADSIGKSIQTLAGVTENGFSSTGFYVGFLLLIILVVGMYVAYTGLIKRETSKALHAVINFVVVFILSASFIAYAPDYIKKINEFSSDISTASLDLGTKIMLPNSDSEGKDSVDLIRDSLFSIQVEQPWLLLQFGNSNAEEIGTDRVEALVSASPEDEDGKTREEVVKTEIEDNDNNNLTIPQVVNRLGMVFFLLFFNLGITIFVFLLTGMMLFSQILFIIFAMFLPISFLLSMIPSYESMAKQAIVRVFNTIMTRAGITLIVTVAFSISSMFYNISTDYPFFMVAFLQIVCFAGIYMKLGDLMSMFSLNAGDSQSMGRRIFRRPYLFMRHRARRMERRMARAVSHGSMVGAGTGAMAGSLLSSNTENKRNRTNTQPQRNNTSMGSKAGSKVGAVLDTKNKVKDKANAVKENIKDMPTQTAYAVYSAKEKAKSSVSDFKRGMVQEQQSRQTGRLEKQEQRKKNIADKRMELQKAQEARQARKTDGSATTGATRPHERPATTSIIPKPSAEKTKEVKRPATATTSKASEPVKTTVIKERPLSSGASDRKATQSAQPVHRQNVEKVVSQETRQNYTKDRRTKVQQTQTTEKNRNLVTKKGQKKK